From a region of the Apibacter sp. B3706 genome:
- a CDS encoding DUF4294 domain-containing protein, producing the protein MNLRIFTLLFILIFNIVLCQKTDSLETTIHFNSDSVMRNESSQYSITEDSVLIDLKTIQVEGMPKFNNNLDKNQYNWLKKRVFRVYPYFLIALKQYNNLHDSLNLNLNNAAFRKYLKKRQKQLSEEYEGKLKGLTKTEGRIFSKLMYRYTGKTVYEIIKELRNGWSAFWWNAKAGAFDIDLKEPFDPYHIRDDAFVESILQRAFQRGELIPPNESND; encoded by the coding sequence ATGAACTTAAGAATTTTTACTCTTTTATTTATCTTGATTTTCAACATCGTTCTATGTCAAAAAACAGATTCATTAGAAACTACTATTCATTTTAATTCTGATTCAGTAATGCGTAATGAATCATCCCAATACAGCATTACGGAAGACAGTGTATTAATTGACTTAAAAACAATACAAGTAGAAGGTATGCCTAAGTTTAACAACAACTTAGATAAGAATCAGTACAACTGGCTTAAAAAAAGAGTTTTTAGAGTATATCCCTATTTTCTTATTGCACTCAAACAATACAATAATTTACACGATTCCTTAAACTTGAATTTAAATAATGCTGCTTTTCGTAAATATTTAAAAAAAAGGCAAAAGCAACTGTCCGAAGAATATGAAGGTAAACTAAAAGGATTAACCAAAACAGAAGGCAGAATATTTTCCAAATTAATGTATCGTTACACCGGTAAAACCGTTTATGAAATTATTAAAGAATTAAGGAACGGTTGGTCGGCTTTTTGGTGGAATGCAAAAGCGGGAGCTTTCGATATTGATTTAAAAGAACCTTTTGATCCTTATCATATCCGTGATGATGCCTTTGTAGAATCGATACTTCAAAGAGCTTTTCAACGTGGTGAGTTAATTCCGCCCAATGAATCAAATGATTAA
- a CDS encoding M42 family metallopeptidase: protein MKNSIINENSLKFLEKYINTPSPTGAESKGQKLWMDYITPYVDEVRTDNYGTSYGIINPESKYKVVIEAHADEISWFVNYITDDGLIYVIRNGGSDHMIAPSKKVHIHTKKGIVSGVFGWPAIHTRNYTGVEEPPKVETIWVDCGASTKEEVEELGIHVGCIITYPDEFFILNDTYFVGRALDNRVGGFMIAEVAKLIKENKDTLDYGLYITNAVQEEVGLRGAEMITQTIKPDVAIVTDVTHDTTTPMINKMKHGEIKCGKGPVISYAPAVQNNLRELIIDSAEKNNIPFQRQASSRVTGTDTDAFAYSNGGIPSALISLPLRYMHTTVEMVHKKDVENTILMIYNALKAIKNNQSFKYL, encoded by the coding sequence ATGAAAAATTCAATTATAAATGAAAATTCGTTGAAATTTTTAGAAAAATATATTAATACTCCCTCACCCACCGGAGCCGAAAGTAAAGGACAAAAATTATGGATGGATTATATTACTCCTTATGTGGACGAAGTCCGAACCGATAATTACGGAACTTCTTACGGAATTATTAATCCCGAATCAAAGTATAAGGTGGTAATAGAAGCTCATGCAGATGAAATATCATGGTTCGTAAATTATATCACTGATGACGGCTTAATTTATGTTATTCGCAATGGGGGATCCGATCATATGATTGCTCCTTCTAAAAAAGTTCATATACATACTAAAAAAGGCATCGTAAGCGGTGTATTCGGTTGGCCGGCAATTCATACCAGAAATTATACCGGAGTTGAAGAACCGCCTAAAGTAGAAACTATATGGGTTGATTGTGGTGCCTCCACTAAAGAAGAAGTTGAAGAATTAGGGATTCACGTGGGATGCATCATCACATATCCGGATGAATTTTTTATATTAAATGATACGTACTTTGTCGGCAGAGCTCTAGACAACCGTGTCGGCGGATTTATGATTGCAGAAGTAGCTAAGCTTATTAAGGAAAATAAAGATACACTCGATTATGGTTTATATATCACTAATGCTGTTCAGGAGGAAGTTGGATTGCGAGGAGCTGAAATGATCACGCAAACCATTAAACCTGATGTAGCTATAGTTACGGATGTTACTCATGACACTACTACTCCCATGATAAATAAGATGAAGCACGGAGAAATAAAATGTGGTAAAGGTCCGGTAATTTCCTATGCGCCGGCCGTACAAAATAATTTAAGGGAATTAATAATTGATAGTGCAGAAAAAAATAATATTCCTTTTCAGAGACAAGCTTCCAGTAGAGTAACCGGAACCGATACAGATGCTTTTGCTTATTCGAACGGAGGTATTCCATCTGCATTGATCTCTCTTCCTTTGCGTTATATGCACACAACGGTTGAAATGGTGCATAAAAAAGATGTTGAAAACACTATTCTTATGATTTATAATGCTTTAAAAGCAATAAAAAATAATCAAAGTTTTAAATATTTGTAA
- a CDS encoding YqgE/AlgH family protein: MDYKGKFLISKPISYDSFFSKSVIFITDYDMLKGTIGFTLTKIYHQKLSELVPDIDIDMDVYVGGPVDSDHLFVIHSRPDVIGGSISINEKYYWSGDFEDIKTALKDSLIKPNEIRFFIGYSGWKANQLENEIKNDDWLVSDNKELNVLKWEDHLWKNQLIKVDKKNIIWINSPKNPKLN, from the coding sequence ATGGATTACAAAGGTAAATTTTTAATTTCAAAACCTATCAGCTATGATTCTTTTTTTTCTAAAAGTGTAATTTTTATTACTGATTATGATATGTTAAAAGGAACTATAGGCTTCACTCTTACAAAAATATATCATCAAAAATTATCGGAGTTAGTTCCTGATATTGATATAGATATGGATGTTTATGTGGGAGGACCGGTCGATTCAGATCATCTTTTTGTTATCCATTCTCGACCTGATGTAATTGGAGGCAGTATTTCAATAAACGAAAAATACTATTGGTCCGGAGATTTTGAAGATATTAAAACAGCTTTAAAAGATAGTCTTATAAAACCGAATGAAATTCGTTTTTTTATCGGATATTCAGGTTGGAAGGCTAATCAATTAGAAAATGAAATTAAAAATGATGATTGGTTGGTAAGCGATAATAAAGAGTTAAATGTATTAAAATGGGAAGATCATTTATGGAAAAACCAACTGATAAAAGTAGATAAAAAGAATATAATTTGGATAAATTCTCCTAAAAATCCAAAATTAAATTAA
- the pdxH gene encoding pyridoxamine 5'-phosphate oxidase produces the protein MEDLSDCRKIYKLGSLTESDITDNPMELFREWYLLAEQSDQASEVNAMALSTVEDNLIPRTRRVLLKQYTWEGFIFYTNYHSRKGRAISKNPNVCLNFYWESLEKQVTINGIAEKLAPNLSDGYFHSRPLGSQLGAIVSPQSEVIPNRDYLENKLRDLELSTKTKDEINRPEHWGGYLVKPFQIEFWQGRPNRLHDRIVYTLQDMDWIIQRYAP, from the coding sequence ATGGAAGACTTATCTGATTGCAGAAAAATATACAAACTAGGTTCGCTAACCGAATCGGATATAACAGACAATCCGATGGAACTATTCAGAGAATGGTATTTACTGGCTGAACAAAGTGATCAAGCTTCTGAAGTCAATGCTATGGCTCTTTCAACTGTTGAAGATAATTTGATTCCCCGAACCCGCAGGGTTTTATTAAAACAATATACTTGGGAAGGATTTATTTTTTATACTAATTATCACAGCAGGAAAGGCAGAGCAATAAGTAAAAACCCGAATGTCTGCTTAAATTTTTATTGGGAAAGTCTTGAAAAACAAGTTACCATTAATGGAATAGCAGAAAAATTGGCACCCAATTTATCTGACGGTTATTTTCATTCCCGTCCTTTGGGTAGTCAATTAGGTGCAATTGTATCTCCTCAAAGTGAAGTTATACCTAACCGAGATTATTTGGAAAATAAATTAAGAGATTTAGAACTTTCTACTAAAACTAAGGATGAAATCAATAGACCCGAACATTGGGGAGGATATTTAGTAAAACCGTTTCAAATTGAATTTTGGCAAGGCAGACCTAATCGCCTACACGATCGGATTGTTTATACATTGCAAGATATGGATTGGATTATCCAAAGGTATGCTCCATAA